atatattttcacttagaAAATAGATGTAGAGTTGTTTTGTTCAAAAATAATTTAtcgtcaagaaaatatatatttttatctccaaaaataatatattttctttttgtcgaaaatatgatatacttggtaatatgttcaaaaatcatattttcaactcttgtatccaaaatagtatttaccaaaaatacatttgtaagagtattttccggaatatctTGTAAGTTGCGTttccttgttcggtttctcaatatcaagtgtgtaacttacATATTTCATTccatgtaatttttggtattattttggtgttgtaagttcttggtatttgtaagttatattattttccctaaaataatataactatttcacataatcacacacaatgtctttaatgtaaatatatattcgaaatacatatttacccatttttatttgtaaaaaccaacctccaatgcttgtatttttgttacaaaaatctatGCCATACTTTATatggaaaatcatagttaaaaatacacttgtaaacacttgtttagaaaatattttctaagtgttggtatttttttttgaaaattttgccatagtttcccctaaaaatgaaggtttccatgctttcaagcatatcattttcctttgtaaaatcatcaccaatcattaacaaatcattcaacacttaccatatgtcaaaaatatgaaatttacactatgtgatgaacttgaaactttgaaaaaatttgtagtaacttactagtgtacttagtaagtttagttacccttaaaagtgtggttatttatttgaaaatatcattcttgaagaatttagatcttcacaacttgtaaagtggttttctaaaaatatttctttttgaatttttcttgttaaatatatatttctacatttgattaaccactaaaaatatgattagtttctttaaaaatcatgatCTTGTAAATTTTGTAAATAACTTTGTTCTCTTGAAAATATTATCTTTGAAATCCTTTATTTTCAAGACTTATAACATGTATCACAAATCATTATACACTAAAACtagtttattttcaagttaatgatttacataaaggatgatcattatAAACTTCTCAAGATCTATCCTTACACTTGCTAgttcatgtgtttaatcatcacttagcaagcttcatatggtgatctacaccatacacacaagaaatcaacaaacaaactcAATACATACACTAGAACAACTTGATCTTCATGTTTTagagctttatgttcatgtttatgcTTATGTTTCTTTATGATCTTTAGTTTACCAAGTTACTTCACAATTTAACCACTAAAATTGTGAGTAAAAACAAGATCAatggaacttactactagcactatgGCTAGCGAAGAACAAGATGCAAGATGATGAAGAAAAGGAGTGGTTAATAGCTCTCTAAGAATGTCCTTCAAGTCTCCTTGCTTCCAACCTTCCTAAGTATGCTTGAATCACCTTAGAGGCACCTTAGATTATATGGAAATGGACTAGAAATGAGAGTGTAGAGATAGGGGGTGTTGGCCGTGAACAATGGAGGAAAGAAAGAAGATGATGGAGTTTGAGGGTGATGAAATGAAGTGTAGTGTTTAGTCTTTAGGTTTTTATAAAAAGTTCTCCAACATTCCTTTAACCTTTGGTAATTATGTTCCCTTACACATGAGCAtatctaataaaatattaaagGAAAATCAAGGGGTTGGGGCCCACTTTACAAccggttttgggggggggggtgtcttGGTTGGATTCTAATTGTTAGTTAAGTAATCTAGTTAGAAATTAAGATTATTAgttagtgttttaagtgttatagtGTTTTAGGGTATGTTATCATGTTTGGCGACCATAACTAGCTTCataacactaaaacaatgcttctaatgaaaatttggtgtttcgggtagtgtccggttattcggttggttaccggttcgttaaagtgctaaatatcgccgtttagtgtgctttatgtagtcTTTTATGACAGATTCGGTTcacgacacttaggaaagtattttGGACCATTAAACCATTTTTCTGCATTATAATTAGATGCttaaatgctgaaaatagctgaattttggttattttctgcagaatttggcacttttagtgtgttttaggcactttccggcactttgtctatcacttaagcatgcagttttgtggtccttacttccctacacactatactagtgtaatgcgtcatctctggctcatactgggcctcataatattgtctgtctatgtactgaacttcgtcAACATTTTTAGTTTGTCTggtaatggtgccaattctgttctgtgtATCATCTGAACTCtctcgtgttgcatgtagcaacgaataaaGTCTTGTatcatgaaatgccattgtatgtacataacagtaatcaaaaattcatttgtcttgtaaactagatcatgcacgaTTATTTAAGCACAAATTACTGTTtaattagtgtacggaatgtacggaaaagtgacggttgtcacagatatgggctcagaattccACCCATAACAACTTgtattcatttttatagtttcCGTTTTCGTTAACTTATCATTTATACAACTCTGTCTGCGATAATAAATGAATATTAGTAATGGTATTGTGACGATCTGAATCGGTTGATGCCATTCAAACAACACATGTGTCAGTATCAGTGTCCGTTTATCATTTTCGATCGATTGAGTGTACGTATCATACATGACTGTAATGAACCATACCAATACTGCTTGATTGCCTGCCATAACGTACCGTCGCAACGTGCGGACATATACCCTagttttatattattatatagTTATCAATTTTTATTGACTATAGATAGTAACTTTATTATAAGTTACTAACTAGGTGAATTTTCTCACGCGACACGGTGGTAATTCGGTCGGTATCTGTTTGGTTCATTACGTAAGGGAATTCGGTTGGAACCGTTTCAGTTCGTTACGTAATGGTACGGTACCAACATTCACTTTAAAGTTATGATATATCCAAAAAATGGGTTTTACGTTGAAAACCATGAAAATGAATACTAGTGTCGGTTCCGATAATAACAATACATGTATTAGCGCTTGATTTGCTGTGATActattttgaaaaataaactcTTTTTTCAACGAAGTTTTTACAGAAACAACGAGAAAAAAATTATTAAACACATTTGGtattcaatttaaaaaaaaaaagataacgaACGCGAGTTAtcgaaaaaaaacaaaaatcaaattaaataaattaaatggTTTCACTTTAAAGTATATCCAATAATACAGGTACCAATATGGTTGTTGTGCGATCTTTATCGGTTTCACTCGTCACAGGTGCGCTATGACACCGACACTTGATCTAGCCTATAATACAATATAAAGACAACATCAAGAAACACAATCAAACATGACTAAGCGTTTTCTcttgatcccgtttctatatatatgtatatatattagttttttattaaactatttttaatttgATTGGTAAAAAAACTAAACTACCCTCATGTGAATATACTTAACTTAATATTTTAAaatggttagtgctaaaggatgTAGGGTATAACGAGTTTTGCAAATAAAGAATTgtgattgtaattattgaagttaaatgtTATCTATTgaaatccgatacaaacataaatgacaaaaaaATGTAATTTACGCTTATAGCAATTACCATATTGTAGATAGTGGATGTTTAAGTTGTGGAAACTTTTAAAAGTGAGACTTACTCAAATGTAAGCCTAGCAAAACGGGTCAAAGTGGGTTCGGGTTATTTTGAAAAGGGATCAATTTTGTTATATAAAAATGGTGTTAAGACCTAATGGCCTATGGTTTCAAAATTGGTTCTCCAACTATATTTAGTTTTGGTGATTGCAATGGTGACGGTGGAGGTGGTGCAGTGGCAGGGGTGGTGATGGTCGTGTCAACAGTGAGCGGTAGGTATTGCATTCGAGTCAATGGTGATCGGTAAGTGGTGACGGTAGACAATGGTTAGTTGATGTGTTGACCCATTTGGACCCATTTTAAATTAGCAAGCTTAATAAGAGTGACACAATTTGACCCATTTAAAAATCCCAATTGGgtgtttgggtttgggtttgggtttggttTGCAAGGTGTGGTTATAAATGTTTGTGTTATGTGGGACAGGAGTTTATCAGAGGAATATTTTTCCTTAAGCTAATGTAATATGCTTTCCCTTTAAAACATGGGCCGAACTAGAGAGGGTTGTCGAGGGTAAGTTCATCCTTCGGTTGGTCGGGTATTCTATTAATTATATGATCTCTAACATGGTCTCTGAGCGTGATGAAGGGAGCTACGTTACCCATAGCGCCgggaacacccccccccccccggcgcTATGGGTTGTTGAAATTGGTCCTCCGTGATGAGCATAATGACGCTACATAttggttctctctctctctctctctctctctcacacacacacacacacacacacatatatatatatataattgaatgAGTTATTACATAACTAATGACTACACAGTCAAGTTATATAAACCCCATTTCTTACACATTTGCCACGTGTCATATAACCTCACATCTACATAACCCTTCACTACACATGACCTTATAGTTTGACCCCAAAGTAGTATCACCGCACCACAAACAATTTTAAGTTTTTTAATGACTCAGCTAAATGAATTAAGAAAATGTTACAATCAAATATATTTTGGTACATGATACCTTATCTTTAAAGTTTATTTGTTGTTATTAGTATCTTAATTAGGATTGTATTGTGATGTTTGGTTGTTTAAACAAGCTGTGATAATTGATGCTTGTAATAAACAGACAAAATACTTTACTTATTTGAActtaggctaaagggtgtggaTGTCATGGTTGGGACATAATTCGTcacctaggaacatgaatggaaagCTATACCACCCCTTCTCTAATCCACcctggtttgcatggattaaaccatggcaaccatggtcctcctttccatttttcaagtaattatgtcctttttctttagacaaagataaattaaaataaatgagaggatagtggtttgggtcatgaccacacccttagagTAGTGATTTTGGATTGTGAATTAGAGGTGGGTGACATGACACTAACGTGGAGGATCATGGTGGTCATGagagtcatgaccacaccctatagccttagagATTATGTATTCCAAATTTTAATAGTATAAATGGTTTATGTTGaacaaaaatatattatatattctTGTTGTCTAACCCAAAAACGGTGCAAACATCGAAAGTTGAAAAGAGTAAGGACCCAATATCCAATTTTCACAAGTTGAGGGCTAGTTTTGTAATTCTGGGGACAAAATCTAAACAATCTTTCATGACTTTTATATGGTTGTGGTCATAATGTAGTTCACTGCTGGTTGGTAAGTGCATCTTTGTGCACTTGTGCCCAAATGATGATGGAAATGTAAATATTAAACACAATGGTGTTTCCATGGACGACCCATATCTTCACCTTCAAAATCATATTTCTCCAATTATTCATGAATGTTGAATATGCCGACAAGCGTGTTATATATAAAGTGATCTCGTGTGAGTTGTTATACATGTGGGAGTATCTGAGTATCAAAACATGTGTTTGAAGCATCAAAACCAAAATATTTTGTTGTATAAAGATGTTTTAATTAGTAGTGTGCGAGACgtcaaagattttttttttttttttttttttttttgttaagtatGTCTAATGTTCTCTTTCAACGAATCTTTATGTCATGGACCATTGTGATGTTCGGGTCATTTTACTACCTAAACTAAAGTCTAACAGCGCACACACAAAGGTCACCGGAGTTCTAAAAAACACATCTTTGACATACTTTTAGTCTTTCTTTGATCAAATACACACATTAGTCAAACTTTGCACATATTTTCAGTCAAGATGTATGTAGAGAACCTCTTGTACTCTACTTTAAGTTCTTAGGCCTCATTTAGTTTGTAGAACTCATTGAAAATAGAATTGATTTAATTCAAAAACGTGTTTGGTTGATCAGTGAAAGAATCATAATTCTTTCCCTAAATCAATGGAACTTAAGGTCCTAAAACTTTATGAACATTGAAATGTTACCGAAAGGCACTATGGTTCTCAACAACAAACCAAGAAACTGGATATCGCACGCTGTTGACCACCACGGATTCAGGACCACCATAACCATTGATGAAATTCTCAACCACCGGTGACGAACCTCTAGATCACCCGATTCaatgaaaaatatattatttatataaaactTATGAATAGAAGTTCTTGGAAGCAATCCTTGCTATGTGGTCCGAACAAAGTTTGTCGCCATTTTCCCCTTATTCCCTAAACAATGAGCATATTTTGGTCCCAAAAGTAGGTCATGATTGATACAAGAAGAAAGCTTCAAAGATATACATCTACTACTTAAACATGTAGATACCTATAGACATTGCAACTAAAGTTAACCATCTTATATGGCCTCACAATGTATATAAACTAACTTAAGTTCTTATTAAGAAAACAATTTTCTAATCATTTATTCTATAAAGTTCAAACTGTTAAAAAGGTTAGATGAACCTACCAACCAACTACTATTGACATTGTATTTCCTGAAAATGTCCTACTTGATTTACTACTACCTACCCACTTTCAAACTCTACATACAACCTACCACCCAATCATAAAAGCATTCATTGAATACTTATACATTTTATTGTAATAACCACGCAAACCACGTGGACATGAGCGATGTCGGACTTATAAGGAATGTCCGGTCTCAAATACAATCAACTCGTTCAGGGTGCATTGGCTAAGGATGAGATAACCTTACTCTTTAGCGTGCTTGAGTGGGAAGTGACTTCGTGGGAAGTTTTCACTCAGGCAACAAAAATATTAATCCACTGCGATTCTTGTTGGATTATACATGTAAAGGCATAATATAACAACTAAAGGAGATAAGAATGctatttatttcttatttattctaTTAAAGATACTTATGACTGCAAAAAGAGAAGTGATATGCCACCAAATCTTTTATGTTCATATTTGTAATGAATTTgacaatataatatataaatatatattcacCTGATTTGTAACCTTCATGTTCTTGTATCGACGGTGTAAGAACGTGCATTCCTTGCGTATTTCTAACGAATTCTAAATAAAGTAGGACTGAATCTCAGCGGATCGTTTGTCACTTGCTTCCATGGCGAGTGTTTATACGTcatgtcttcttcttcttctatcaGTTTTAAAAAATGTTGCATATATAACATTCAAGACTGGTTTGAAGAGCAAGTGTAGATAACTTGATTGAGAAATTGTGCCACTTCGAGTATCTTTAACTTcaaatttacaaaaatgccatCGAATGTTCTTCACGGTCATTCGTTCGGATTCCCTTCTTTCCGGATGGATTCTGCACATCACACCAAAACACAAAAGATCAAAACTTTATCCCAAAGTCAAACTTGCAAGTCAAATTCAATCCTCAATAATCAAAATGAAGAACATGAAAAAAAAAGTCAAACTAACAACAAAAATTACACAATAAATTCACTAAAATCCCATGAATAAGAAACAAATAcaattcatttcatttcatttcacacCAACAGTCAATCTATTAAATCCAATAACAGAATAAGTCAAACTCACACAATAAAAAGTCAAAGTAACAACAAATTCACAAAATCACTAAAATCCCATGAACAAGAAACAAAAACAATTCATTGCATTCCACATCAACAGTCAATCTATCAAACCCAACAACAGAACAAAAAGTCAAACCAACAACAAAGTCAAACAAGATAAAATTACCTCAACAACGATCTGATCCTCAGAAGCCAAACACTCCCTGGGTATTTCAAAACTTGACAACGAAAACTGCTTCGAAACAACACCAACATCAAAGTAAATCAACCCAGAACTGGGTACATCAACCCGAATCTCCTTAACCGGAAACCACAAAAACAAATCCTGAGCCGAAATACCCGACAACCCAGCGATCTGCCCATAACTCATATTCCCAGAAACATTCTGATCATAATGCAACTCATCTTCAAACTTAGCATTACAAGCTTGATCCAAATGCACCTCGAACCGGCCCGATTCATCGTATTCAAAGTCGGTCACACCTTCGGGTAGTAACCCGATTGGCAGGCCATTGATTTGTAGGAGTTCATATATAGTTGTGGGTTGATCAGAAGAAGTTACAATTTGGAATGTTGTGGATATTATAATAAGAGTGCAGAGGAAGATGATGACTGGGGATTGTTGATTGAACAACATGTTGTGTTTGTTTGAGGATGAAATGAGACCTGCAAATGTTTGATTGATGAGTTGGTGTAGGGTTTAAGGGAAGTGGAAGTTGCCAGCAGGAGTACAGAGGAGAATGATCAATTATTGGTGTTTGTATTCTAGGAGTTTGTTTGGGTGTCTACATGTGGATGTTTCTTGCTGTTATTTAATGTTGGGAACAAACTCACCGGAGGACTGGTGTGATGTGTTTATGGTATATGcgagtggcggacccaggaattattTGCTAgggtgcggatgaggtgttcaaTCATATTTTTAAGGGGTGTGGTCGGGTTTTTTCTTAAAttatacactaaatttttttttcttaagtAGTCCGACCGCCCACTTTGGCCAAAGGTGGGTCGGCTCCTATATAGGAGAGAGAATGTGATGTATATGTTTGCGTATTAGATTTATTAGATCTAGGACTGCAAACAAACCAAACGTTCGACGaatagttcgtgaaccgtttggcggggagttcgtttatgttcgttcgtttattaaacaaacgaacacgaacaagaaatttcgttcgtttagttaaatgaacaaacatgaacagaggttgtgttcgttcgtttatgttcgtgaacgttcggtaacgtgtctatttgtgttcgatagttcattaatatttttagtttttatatctatttaaatacttcaaaattccgacaaattaaatatctaataagtgttagtatattatatattctgttcatgaaacaattgtttgtgttcgtttgtttccatttgtgttcatgaacattagttggTGCTCATTTGTGTACGTCAACGTTCGTTTTtattcgttgcctaaaattacaaacacaaacgaacacgaacacgaacacgaacaagttcatttccttaacaaacgaacacaaacataaaatctcgttcaataagtgttcgtgaacggttcgcgaacacatatatttcttaacaaacgaacacgaacaaggtcttgttcgtgttcattcggttcgtttgcagccctaattaGATCTATGTGTTTGTTTGTTCGGCGGATGGAATGACTAGTGTGACAAAAGAATGATGTATATTTAGTATAATTAGGGCGTCCGGTGTGATGCGGTAAGGGTAAGCGGCAAGGGAGTTTGCCgcgcgggaacaccgccgccgacccCCCTTTGCTGCTCCGTTTCAATCTTGATCGGTGAAGGGATGCCACTGCGGTGAAGGGGGgtaaggagagagagagaggggtgtgTCTGGTGGGGTCCATGTcatctctcaaccaatcacacccttttctttttttttaaaaaaaagtttaccacttcaccaagtgtctaatcATTGCCGCCACTTTTCAGcatagtttaaacacttttcactgattgacgtgACGTactctgattggttgattttttagtttgtcactctcaagtgtctaaccactcctTATACTCTTAGGGGTGTAAATGAGTTGAGTTAAGCCAAACTTAAAAGCTAAACTCGTTCGATCTCGGTTTGGGCTTGGCTTGTTTATTATTTAAactaatatttatatatttatacttattttctatatatgttttaaattttaatttttatatgtaacattatatatatatatatgtatttatatatatattatttatttatttatttacattttcaTAATAataagaattattattattatacaaatatatttaatatactaaataAAGATTACTTATATATAATTGGCTCGTGAGCTGAATCCAACTTGATAAATGAAGCTTGAGCTTAGGCCCGTTTATCAAACCCGTGCTTGAACTTGTTTAAGTTTAGATCGATTTGAAGCGAGTCGGATTTTAAATAGCTCATGAAGAACTTGACTCACCTAAACCTCTAATTAAAACCGCTTTAGGGTGTGTAAATAGCAATGCCAACCCATAAAATCCTAGTAAAAAACAAATCAAGAAACGAATCACTATAGTTATGTaactataataaaatataaaaaaaatggaTATTCAAGTTATTTGGTTTGTTCTGGAAATACAAAAGTGTTGACAAAAAAGTCACAAGTTCTTATCAGATTAAAAAGTACTCCATGAACAAATAGAATGCAAGAAATTCTTAGCGTTATAGGCATGTGGTTTTTTTGAAAGTGATATAAGATGATCacaatgattaaaaaaaaaacctcatgTTATGGGTCCCATATTTTGCCTTTTTCAAGGAATATGTGTTTAGAGTCGCTCAAAATTGATAAGCCTTCTCGATAAAAGTTGGATTGGGTATTTATACTTTCCAAAGAAATTATTTGAACCATATAAAAATGAGAAACACTTGAATTTTAGGCATACAAACATATAGAAAGAATACAAAGAAGTTGTATGCATCTTTGAGTGTGGATTTGATGGCCAATGATTAGATAATTTGGGGACTTAAACTGTTTAAGACCGAGCagtatatgtgtgtatgtatgttcaCACACACGTGTATATCTACACACATAtatacgtgtatatatatataggaaaaggatcatgtgagaagtgatatgctagttgagaaacttgagaagcattctggaccacacatttttctaagcctttcgtaatatacacatatgtatagtttaaaattgactatatacatatgtgtataactcaatatacatatatgtatatagtcaattttaaactatacatatgtgtatattacgaaaggcttagaaaaatgtgtggtccagaatgcttctcaagtttctcatatagggtggacttctcttaggatccctaccctatacatatatatatgtatatatatacatatacatatatatacataggataaggatcatgtgagaagtgataggctagttgagaaacttgagaagcattctggaccacacatttttctaagcctttcgtaatatacacatatgtatagtttaaaattgactatatacatatgtgtataactcaatatacacatatgtatatagtcaattttaaactatacatatgtgtatattacgaaaggcttagaaaaatgtgtggtccagaatgcttctcaagtttctcaaatagggtggacttctcttaggatccctaccctatatacatatacatatatatgtatatatatgtgtgtgtatatgcaTAGGGGCATAGCTTTGTGGGGGCCCGGGGGAGGGGGGTCAcctcccgaacttttcgctcagtagtgtccggtatgtagttttcatatagaattttttaggtatatacgttttcgaccccccggttatataattttttttatgtatatacgttttcgatctcccggtcgaaaatctcaagcttcgccgcTGCATATGCACACACTAGTTTATGTTTGTCTATGGATTGGACACATGGATCTTACTGTTTTTATATTGTTACACAAGTAGGTATGCTTGTTTATAATTGTGTAATAGCGCATAGCATTTAGTAGTATTCAAACGAATTGTTCTAACTCAATTTATCTACTCAACGATTTCACCTTCAGAGTGCCTGCTTCTTTGTGACATGCTACTTGCCTTACCGCTATCAACATGGAGGTGCTCTTTTCATAGTTGTATAGTTGTATCTGATATTTTCAAAAAGCTCccaccgggggggggggggggggggggggaagcggGGAACTTAACTGTCAAGGGAGGCGATCAGGTTTTTTTGCCAAAAATCAAACTATTTTTTTTAGGGGGGCTACCGCCCCCATAAGACAGCATAAGTCCGCACCTGTCGTCCCCTCGAGATGACGCTTGTTGTCGATGGATTTCTTTATGGAGGTTTTTCCTTTACGGTGATTAACTTTCTTATACTTTGATAATGTAACCTTATCTTGGTTTCACTTTTCCCCCTTCCAGAAGTAAAAGAGAAATTACTACCATCCTTAGCTAACGTTGACTCATGGAAGAGTTTTCGATGGTTCGCTTCTTTTTAACCTTCTCGTGTTAGTCATACAAACGTTTGAGTTCGTTAAATGGATATGAAGAACTTAAGGTTGGATC
The Helianthus annuus cultivar XRQ/B chromosome 6, HanXRQr2.0-SUNRISE, whole genome shotgun sequence genome window above contains:
- the LOC110878554 gene encoding uncharacterized protein At5g01610, producing MLFNQQSPVIIFLCTLIIISTTFQIVTSSDQPTTIYELLQINGLPIGLLPEGVTDFEYDESGRFEVHLDQACNAKFEDELHYDQNVSGNMSYGQIAGLSGISAQDLFLWFPVKEIRVDVPSSGLIYFDVGVVSKQFSLSSFEIPRECLASEDQIVVENPSGKKGIRTNDREEHSMAFL